AAACAAGGATAATGCAATGCGTATGCTCCGCTCAAAGCTTTATGCATTGGAACGTAAAAAAAGGGCACAAGAATCTGCGGAAAAATCTTTAGACAGAAAATCTGTAGAGTGGGGTAATCAAATTAGAAGTTATGTATTTCAACCATATACAATGGTCAAAGATCATCGTACACAAATCGAAAAAACTAATATCCAAGCAGTTATGGATGGGGATCTTGATGATTTTATTATAGTATGGCTAAAACAGCATAAAATTAAAAATATATAGGAATTCATTATGAAAGCATTTATTTTTGCCGCAGGATATGGTACAAGAAATCTTCCGATCACTAAATCTGTGCCAAAAGAATTATTTCCTCTCTACAACAAAACAGCATTAGATTTTATTTTGGAAGAATGTGCAGAAGCTGGAATTTATGAATTAGTTATTTTAACAAGTAGTCGAAAAGTCTTATTAGAAAATTATTTTGATCGTGATGTAGAATTAGAAATATCTCTTACAGAATCCAATAAAATTAAAGAGTTAAATCTTTTACATTACACCGATCAGTTTAAAGTATCTTTTATCCACCAGCAAGAAATGAAAGGTACAGGTCATGCTCTTATTAGTGCTGGATTTTTACTAGATAAAGAGCCTTTTGTTGCATTTTTTCCTGATGATATAGTGCTTCATACACCAGGAGGTGCTTTGCAAGTCCTTAATCTTTATAAAGAAACTCGATGTTCTGTATTGGGTGCACGTGAAGAATATCATAATATTTCTGCCTATGGAGTTATTGAAAGTATAGAAAAAAATAACGTTTGTTATGTAACAAAAATTGTGGAAAAGCCAAAAGCAGATGAAGCTAAATCTAATTTAGTTTCAGTAGGTCGCTTTGTATATACTCCTGAATTTATGGATGCTTTGAAAACTGAATATATGTCTCACAAGCAAGGAGAATTTTATCCTATGGGAGCCATGATGCAAATGGCGAAAGCAGAAAAATTAGTAGTAAAAAAACTACTAGGACAGGTTCTAGATACAGGTAACCAGGATTCTTATTTGAATGCTATACTGGAATACGCATACACTACTATTGAAGGTAAAAAAATCATTGATAGTTTTATTAATCGATTATCATAATGGTTACGATTCGTTTTTTCACCCCAGATGATTTATTAGCTGTATGTGAATTAGCTACTTATTTTGAATTGTCTCCTTACCAAGTTGATCCAGAATTTAGACAGTTATCTACTGTTAAAGTTCCATTTCTTATCACACATAACCTTTCAAATCCTGATATTATTACTCTAATAGCAGAAAATGATGATAAACAAGTAATAGGATTTATTTCTTTTGTTTTTGAAAAAAATATGGTTCAATTTTTAGAATCAAATTTTCAAAATAAAGATCTATTTGCATCCATTTTGTTTCTATCTGTTAATCAGAAATATCGTTGTCAAGGAATAGGGAAATTATTACTAAAATCTTGTCTTAAATATCTAAAAGATCAAGGAATTTATTATATTAGAATAGGAACAGATTATGGTAACTTCCAAGCATTATCTTTGTATCAAAAAGTAGGCTTTAAACTGAGTATGTTATGGCATATATATAGAATTTATAAGAAAGAATTGAAATATCAATCTTCCAATATTTTTAAAGATTGGAAAAATTGTGATGATTGGTCTGAAAATCCAGAAATATTTTTACGTCGTAGACCAATTCCATGGTATTATGACCCTCAATCAAGTAAACAACAAATCTATTACTATATTTTAGAACGTTTTGAAGAACAATTAAGTACGAAGAAATTAATTACAGTTCAAAAGCAGATAAACAATAAATCATTGGGCATTATTCTACAAAGAGATATTTTTTTGGAACAAGGTTATCAATTGAAAGGATATATTTATCATATTACAGATCTACTTGAATCGCCATCACGAGGAGAATTTTTATCAGAGTTTCTAAAAGATACTTTTTTAGAGCTTCCTAATTTATTAATGGCAGAAATATGGATACCATCGCATGATTATTTGAGTCAAAAAATAGTACAAAAAGCTGGCATGAAGTTTTGCTATGGAGGTATTTCATTATTTCTTAATTTGTTAAATCATACCGATAAATGATAAAATTCTTTCAGAATGACCATTACGATGTGAGTAAAATAAAGGTTCATTGTTCACAACAGAGCAATAAGTGCAATAATTACTTAATTCTATTTGATCACAAGGTATCCCTAATTGAATTAAATTTTTGATCAAAATGGATGGCATATCCAGTGTTTTTTCATGTTGAGATAAACCAAATGAAGATAAAATATCTGAATCCAATGAATAGCATGCTGGACAAATGTGAGGACCTATCAGAATATAAATATCTTTAAGCTGAATATCATACTGATTTTTTATGCATAATAAAGTTTTATTAGTAATTTTGTTATGTAACCCCTGACGTCCACTATGTACGAGACCTATTATTTTTGCTTTAGGATGATAAATAAAAATAGGCATACAATCTGCAGTAAGTATTCCTAGTAATTTTTGAGAACATGATGTAAAAAAAGCATCACCTTCTCGAGGGAGTTTAGATATGTCTGCATTAATTACTATATCTGAATGAGTCTGTGAAAGAAGCAACAAATGATCAAAACCCAGTTCTAATGAAAATTGGTTACGTTTAAGATAAATATTTTCATGTTGAATTTGAGAATTATTTAAAGCAAAGTTCCCAGAATTTTTAGTGGTAGTTCCAACAATTAAATTAGGAAATTTTTCCCAAAATCTAATATACATACAGTACTCCTCTATTAAATTGTAATCTAATAGAGGAGTACTGTCAATTCTTAATAAAAAATAAATTATTTTCTCTTTATCTATTGTAAAATTTAGAAATTAAGTATATAATGATACTGTTAAACAATGAATTTAAGGTAATTATGAAACGCATGAATGATAATATTTTAGTAATAGGGGCAGGAATTGCAGGTCTTCTAGCAGCTCAATTATTTACTCAAAAAATTATTCTGTTATTGTAAATTACTGTATCACACATAGGAAGTGGTACAAGTTGTTTCCCTCTTAAAGAGTACTTTAGGTATTCAAGTAACCAGCACATCATATCAAGAATATGAAAATCCAGTAGGTTATGGTATATTAGCAGCACTTGATCCATTCAAGTTAATCATTGAAGATATGATTAAACAAAAACAAAGTACAGGATCTTATTATCGTGAAGACTTCAAAAAGATCTGTTAGAAAAATTCTCTGATAGGAGGTATATTATGCAATGGCATGTTGTCAATTGGATCGTTATTGCTTTATATTTTATTGGCATAATAACGATAGGTGCTTTTTTTTCAAAACGTCAAAAAAGCTCTCGTGATTATTTTACTGCAGGAGGACGTGTGCCCACCTTTGTAGCAGCTTGCAGTATATATGCAACAATGCTTTCTTCATTATCTTATATTGCTATTCCAGCTGTTGTGTACCGCACTAATTGGACAAATGGAATCGCTCCTTTAGGTATTACAGTGCTTGTAGTTACAGTAGCTTATATTTTTGTACCTTTTATTAGACGTCTAAATATTACTACTACTTATGAGTATCTTGAAATTCGTTTTGATAGAGGATTAAGGACCATTAGCGCTGTGACTTTTATTCTTTTTCATATTATCCGTATTGCTGTTGTTATCTATTTGCCTACACTTGCATTAATGACTGCCTTACCTAATATTAATCCTACATGGCTAGCTCTTATAGCGGGACTTTTTTGTGTTGCTTACACATCTGTAGGAGGTATTGAAGGAGTAGTTTGGAGTGATTTTATTCAAACAATAGTATTATTATGTGGAGCGGTTGCTGTGATTTGGTTTGGATTTAGTGCTGTTCCAGGAAATATATGGGATGCATTTTATATCTTAAATGAAGATAAGAAGATGTTTCCTCCTGAAACAATGCAATGGAATTTATCTACTTCGACAATTTGGGTTGTTTTGATTGGTTCCTATTTTAGTGCTATTTATAATTATATAGGAAGTCAAGATATTGTGCAGCGTTATACTACTGTAAAAAATCTTAAAGAAGCTCAAAAATCTCTTTTAATGAATATACCTCTTCTTTTAATGAGTGTTATTATTTTTATCGGTATGGGATCATCAATTTATCTTTATTACAAATTTAATGGACCGGTGCCTGAATTAAGCCGTCCTGATGCGATTTTACCATTTATGGTCATCACTGCAATGCCCCGTGTTTTTTCAGGACTTGTCATTGCAGCTATCTTAGCTGCTGCACAATCAACAATTTCTTCATCATTAAATTCTGTAGCTACTTGCATTGTATCTGATTTAATTGTACCTAATAAAAAACTTAGTGACTATCAAAAATTAAAATTAGGAAAATATTCCAGTTGGATCATTGGAATTATTGGTACATATTTTGCGCTAGTATTTCTTAATGCTAGACAGAATAATATGTTTCTTTATATACAAACAATTACCGCTATGTTAGGAGGACCAATAGCAACAGTGTTTTTAATAGGAATATTTTTTAAACGAGCTGGATCACCTGCAGCTTGGATTGGTTTTTTTACATCCGTAATGCTATCTTTGATATTGACAAATCCATTAAATATAATTAATACATTTAATGCTTCTTATGTAGCTCCCAAACTCTATGAATTTTCTTTGCATATTATTATTATAGGAGGGGGTTTATTAGCAGGTTTTATAGCAAGCTTTATTCCCTCAAAAATTAGTGAAGAACAAATTATACCTCTGACCATTGAAGGCTTAAAAGATATTTCAGATATTAACTAATAGGAGAAAATTACATGTTAAATAAATATAAAGGAATATTTCCAGCATTTTATGCGTGTTATGATGATCAAGGTAATATTTCACCAGAAAGAATCCATAACTTAGTAGAATTTTATATTTCTAAAGGAATTAAAGGACTCTATGTAGGAGGTAGCTCGGGAGAATGTATTTATCAAACATTCGATGAAAGAAAAATTGTCCTTAAAGAAGTAATGAAAGTAGCTAAAAATAGACTTATCATAATTGCTCATGTAGGGATGCCTAGTACAAGAGATAGTATTATATTAGCAGAGTATGCTAAAGAATGTGGGGTAGATGCTTTGTCATCGATTCCTCCTATATATTTTCCACTGTCTGATCAATCAGTAGAGGAATATTGGGGCTCTATTGCTGCAGCCACTGACCTTGATTTTTTTATTTATAATATCCCACAATTCACTAATTATAGTCTTTCAAAACAGGTATATCAGAACTTGTTAAATTATCCTCAAATAGTAGGAGTAAAAAATTCTTCTATAGATGTTTTAGATATCATAACTCAAAAAATGTATGCTACAAAAGAAGTTATTGTATTTAATGGCCCAGATGAACAGTATCTGGGAGGCCGCATCATGGGTGCTGATGGTGGAATAGGCGGGACATATGGAGTTATGCCGGAATTATACCTTAAATTAGAAGAATTATTTATTTCTGGCAACTTGGTAGAAGCCCAAAAACTTCAAATGGCTATTAATGAAATTATTTTTGAATTATGTGGATTTTCAGGGCATATGTATTCGGTTATTAAAGCAATTCTTAAATTGAAAGGAATAAATATAGGAACAGTACGAGCTCCTTTAATGTCTGTTAATATTTCGGATCTTGATAAAATTCAGAAGTTAAGTGAAAAAATAGAATATACTGTTTCAAAATTTCAATAAATAGGAATACAACAATTAAATACTTCCTGTTGGTAAATACAATATTTGTGAGGATTTTTTTATATTATTCAAAAATATCAAACAAAAAATTCGGTTGGTTGGGAAGCTCATAAAAAATATATTGATATACAAATAATTTCTTCTCCGGAAAGAATTATTTGAAGTATCTAGAATTGATTCTTTAACTCCATTAATAGCACATATGATGAATCAAAAAATTTAATTGAATTTAACGGACCTACTCAATTTTCATTAATCATGAAAAAAAAGATAATTTGGTGATCTTATATCCTTATGATGCTCAAACCAGGTCTTAAAAGCTCCTCAGATACAATATCAACAGTAAAAAAATGTTTATACATTCTTGAGCGAAGAAGCTAAAACTTTTATTTCACATCTTTCTAAGCATGATTTGTATAGTTCTGCTTCGCTTGGTGAGAATTTTAAAGTAACTATTGACCAAAATATTGGTAACGTTACTTTCAAAGAAC
The window above is part of the Brevinema andersonii genome. Proteins encoded here:
- a CDS encoding sugar phosphate nucleotidyltransferase — protein: MKAFIFAAGYGTRNLPITKSVPKELFPLYNKTALDFILEECAEAGIYELVILTSSRKVLLENYFDRDVELEISLTESNKIKELNLLHYTDQFKVSFIHQQEMKGTGHALISAGFLLDKEPFVAFFPDDIVLHTPGGALQVLNLYKETRCSVLGAREEYHNISAYGVIESIEKNNVCYVTKIVEKPKADEAKSNLVSVGRFVYTPEFMDALKTEYMSHKQGEFYPMGAMMQMAKAEKLVVKKLLGQVLDTGNQDSYLNAILEYAYTTIEGKKIIDSFINRLS
- a CDS encoding GNAT family N-acetyltransferase; its protein translation is MVTIRFFTPDDLLAVCELATYFELSPYQVDPEFRQLSTVKVPFLITHNLSNPDIITLIAENDDKQVIGFISFVFEKNMVQFLESNFQNKDLFASILFLSVNQKYRCQGIGKLLLKSCLKYLKDQGIYYIRIGTDYGNFQALSLYQKVGFKLSMLWHIYRIYKKELKYQSSNIFKDWKNCDDWSENPEIFLRRRPIPWYYDPQSSKQQIYYYILERFEEQLSTKKLITVQKQINNKSLGIILQRDIFLEQGYQLKGYIYHITDLLESPSRGEFLSEFLKDTFLELPNLLMAEIWIPSHDYLSQKIVQKAGMKFCYGGISLFLNLLNHTDK
- a CDS encoding polyphenol oxidase family protein, which codes for MYIRFWEKFPNLIVGTTTKNSGNFALNNSQIQHENIYLKRNQFSLELGFDHLLLLSQTHSDIVINADISKLPREGDAFFTSCSQKLLGILTADCMPIFIYHPKAKIIGLVHSGRQGLHNKITNKTLLCIKNQYDIQLKDIYILIGPHICPACYSLDSDILSSFGLSQHEKTLDMPSILIKNLIQLGIPCDQIELSNYCTYCSVVNNEPLFYSHRNGHSERILSFIGMI
- a CDS encoding sodium:solute symporter; the protein is MQWHVVNWIVIALYFIGIITIGAFFSKRQKSSRDYFTAGGRVPTFVAACSIYATMLSSLSYIAIPAVVYRTNWTNGIAPLGITVLVVTVAYIFVPFIRRLNITTTYEYLEIRFDRGLRTISAVTFILFHIIRIAVVIYLPTLALMTALPNINPTWLALIAGLFCVAYTSVGGIEGVVWSDFIQTIVLLCGAVAVIWFGFSAVPGNIWDAFYILNEDKKMFPPETMQWNLSTSTIWVVLIGSYFSAIYNYIGSQDIVQRYTTVKNLKEAQKSLLMNIPLLLMSVIIFIGMGSSIYLYYKFNGPVPELSRPDAILPFMVITAMPRVFSGLVIAAILAAAQSTISSSLNSVATCIVSDLIVPNKKLSDYQKLKLGKYSSWIIGIIGTYFALVFLNARQNNMFLYIQTITAMLGGPIATVFLIGIFFKRAGSPAAWIGFFTSVMLSLILTNPLNIINTFNASYVAPKLYEFSLHIIIIGGGLLAGFIASFIPSKISEEQIIPLTIEGLKDISDIN
- a CDS encoding dihydrodipicolinate synthase family protein, producing the protein MLNKYKGIFPAFYACYDDQGNISPERIHNLVEFYISKGIKGLYVGGSSGECIYQTFDERKIVLKEVMKVAKNRLIIIAHVGMPSTRDSIILAEYAKECGVDALSSIPPIYFPLSDQSVEEYWGSIAAATDLDFFIYNIPQFTNYSLSKQVYQNLLNYPQIVGVKNSSIDVLDIITQKMYATKEVIVFNGPDEQYLGGRIMGADGGIGGTYGVMPELYLKLEELFISGNLVEAQKLQMAINEIIFELCGFSGHMYSVIKAILKLKGINIGTVRAPLMSVNISDLDKIQKLSEKIEYTVSKFQ